In a genomic window of Diabrotica undecimpunctata isolate CICGRU chromosome 2, icDiaUnde3, whole genome shotgun sequence:
- the LOC140434865 gene encoding protein maelstrom homolog has translation MKEFLSSKTGNSKNFPPLYAKKDIVKMVQHVLDSWCADFDEPPLFKVYYLQYMFQVLKNSVANDNVWPLYSMAETEVDKDLYSHTAGICCDFHSVSEACQFCSRSVVVRLAYTICDNCCSFLNIPIESGRHVPDQAFTASSLSSRASSKASLYSASSKSSKKQSVREDDKDTVISFSSASQWENESVMSDSSTSTFNNGFPGLKSKWTLSNSQPVASDSMSQMSGPSYASAMGNRRPNRDFSSAVGNRGPQKEFPKNSDNDHSSDSTTDYLNSQSFPALGRGRGLGRNRRN, from the coding sequence ATGAAAGAGTTTTTATCCTCTAAAACAGGAAATTCGAAAAATTTTCCTCCCTTATATGCTAAGAAAGATATCGTTAAAATGGTTCAACACGTGTTAGATAGTTGGTGCGCTGATTTTGATGAGCCGCCATTATTTAAAGTTTATTATTTACAGTATATGTTCCAAGTACTAAAAAACTCGGTAGCTAATGACAATGTATGGCCCTTGTATTCAATGGCAGAGACGGAAGTTGATAAGGATCTTTATTCCCATACTGCTGGAATATGTTGTGACTTTCATTCTGTTAGTGAAGCTTGTCAATTCTGTAGCCGTTCTGTGGTTGTCAGACTTGCTTATACAATTTGTGATAATTGctgttcatttcttaatattcCTATAGAATCTGGAAGACATGTACCTGATCAAGCTTTTACAGCATCCAGTTTGAGTTCAAGAGCTTCATCAAAAGCTAGTTTGTATTCAGCTTCTAGTAAATCTTCTAAGAAGCAATCAGTTCGTGAAGATGACAAAGACACCGTTATATCGTTTTCTAGTGCCTCTCAATGGGAGAACGAATCTGTAATGTCAGACTCCTCTACATCTACTTTCAATAATGGCTTTCCAGGTTTGAAATCTAAATGGACATTAAGCAATTCTCAACCTGTAGCATCCGACTCAATGAGCCAAATGTCAGGCCCGAGCTATGCAAGTGCTATGGGGAATAGAAGACCTAATAGAGATTTTTCTAGTGCTGTGGGAAACAGAGGACCTCAAAAAGAGTTTCCTAAAAATTCCGATAATGATCACTCCAGTGATTCGACTACCGATTATTTAAACAGTCAATCATTTCCGGCTCTGGGAAGaggaagaggtttgggcagaaatcGACGAAATTGA